Proteins encoded within one genomic window of Candidatus Zixiibacteriota bacterium:
- a CDS encoding diaminopropionate ammonia-lyase: MDADEQTSRFILNQHRQTEPVWPAALTGPFQVGAVRAVHKAMAGYSPTPLISLPHLAARLGVGEILVKDESFRFSLKAFKILGASYAIDCFLRRELDRPGLRPGDIYRNRRLVPAGLHTFCTATDGNHGRAVAHIARIMRQYSAIFVPSDTVPARIDNIRREGARVTVVDGCYDDAVKAAISSAQQNGWQIISDTSWPGYEEIPRDVSAGYITLFDEIKGVTAGQTSFDLIFIPGGVGTLAACGAWYYRHGPGKSTAKLICVEPTESACLLESAADPQGRPTPSKGNLKTIMAGLNCANISPVVWPLIRDAFDGFLAIDDSWAVQAMRAYYFPSDDDRQIVAGESGAATLAALLALINDPKLESARAAIGLNPKSRILLLNTEGDTDPDHFTRVVLS, translated from the coding sequence ATGGATGCCGATGAACAAACCAGTCGCTTTATTCTGAACCAGCATCGTCAAACCGAACCTGTCTGGCCGGCTGCGCTTACCGGGCCTTTTCAGGTCGGAGCCGTGCGTGCGGTTCATAAAGCGATGGCGGGTTATAGCCCAACTCCCTTGATCTCGCTGCCGCATCTGGCGGCTCGACTCGGTGTGGGGGAAATTCTGGTCAAGGATGAGTCCTTCCGGTTCAGTCTCAAGGCGTTCAAAATCCTTGGTGCGAGCTATGCCATTGATTGTTTTCTTCGGCGTGAATTGGATCGTCCCGGTCTCCGTCCCGGTGATATCTACCGCAACCGACGACTGGTCCCGGCGGGTCTGCACACGTTTTGTACTGCTACCGACGGCAACCATGGCCGGGCTGTAGCCCATATCGCCCGAATCATGCGCCAGTACTCGGCGATCTTCGTACCGAGCGATACCGTCCCGGCGCGGATCGATAACATCCGCCGTGAAGGAGCCCGGGTAACTGTAGTCGACGGCTGCTATGACGATGCCGTCAAAGCCGCCATATCCAGCGCTCAGCAGAACGGCTGGCAGATTATATCCGATACCTCATGGCCCGGATACGAGGAGATTCCGCGTGATGTCTCCGCCGGATATATCACGCTGTTCGATGAAATCAAAGGAGTAACCGCGGGACAGACGTCGTTCGATTTGATTTTTATCCCCGGCGGCGTCGGCACCCTGGCCGCTTGTGGCGCCTGGTACTATCGTCATGGACCGGGGAAAAGTACCGCCAAACTAATCTGTGTGGAACCGACCGAATCAGCCTGTTTGCTGGAATCGGCGGCCGATCCCCAGGGACGCCCGACTCCGTCAAAAGGGAATCTCAAGACGATTATGGCGGGTCTCAACTGCGCCAATATCTCACCGGTAGTCTGGCCGCTTATTCGTGACGCCTTCGATGGTTTTCTCGCAATCGATGACTCCTGGGCGGTGCAGGCTATGCGAGCTTATTATTTCCCCTCAGATGATGATCGCCAGATCGTGGCGGGTGAATCAGGCGCCGCAACTCTTGCGGCGCTGCTGGCCCTGATCAACGATCCGAAACTCGAATCAGCCCGCGCTGCTATCGGCCTCAACCCTAAGAGCCGTATATTGTTGTTAAACACCGAGGGAGACACGGACCCGGATCATTTCACGCGGGTTGTGTTGTCCTAA
- a CDS encoding thrombospondin type 3 repeat-containing protein: MKTTKLWLIIIAALVTTSTVARAGQERISILFIHYSVGTGIVEGYCWGGYNRNIIETLDTMTIVAETDTARIVFRSYRMNGDYVATAISDTLPGDGSNGCAFDRFSNFTYNLDGAAGNRMRIWNDNTGMGTNGYAGILNKFFFMPDKEDSLFWRMFTTHEVPSSFPNPVTEIDGYDFVLIKNPYDCWAYMTQAQADSIRVLYRVLRDSIAAHPEINVGLAFGTPLRINDRGQYDSSVAKITYDLASWFDSDEFFTHDDAACRNIWKWNSYQHLCETSPDSANRYCLQTRYFNGEASGSHLSLAGYSDSQDSLLVFLREVVQELLWRRVGGSTDSDNDGYADYLDNCPQTYNPSQTDSDGDKVGDVCDNCVVIANTDQRDSDQDGVGDACCCTLRGDLNGNGDGPDITDLVFMVDYMFSQGSAPDCLLNGDVNGSQGAPDIADLVKLTSYMFQQGNDLVPCP; this comes from the coding sequence ATTCACTATTCGGTCGGAACCGGAATAGTCGAGGGGTATTGCTGGGGCGGTTATAATCGCAATATCATAGAGACTCTCGATACCATGACGATAGTGGCCGAAACCGATACCGCCCGGATCGTTTTCCGCTCTTATCGCATGAACGGCGACTACGTCGCGACCGCCATATCCGACACCCTTCCCGGTGATGGTTCCAACGGTTGCGCTTTTGATCGTTTCTCCAATTTTACTTACAACCTCGACGGCGCCGCCGGCAACCGCATGCGCATCTGGAACGACAACACCGGTATGGGCACGAACGGCTATGCCGGTATTCTCAATAAATTCTTTTTCATGCCGGACAAGGAAGACTCCCTGTTCTGGAGGATGTTTACCACTCACGAGGTTCCTTCATCGTTCCCCAATCCCGTGACTGAAATTGACGGATACGATTTTGTCCTGATTAAAAATCCCTACGATTGCTGGGCATATATGACCCAGGCCCAGGCGGACAGTATCAGGGTCCTTTACCGGGTGCTGCGAGACTCGATCGCGGCTCATCCGGAAATCAATGTCGGGCTGGCGTTCGGCACGCCGTTGCGTATCAACGACCGGGGACAGTATGATTCCTCGGTTGCTAAAATAACCTACGATCTGGCGAGCTGGTTCGACAGCGATGAATTCTTCACCCACGATGATGCGGCCTGTCGAAATATCTGGAAATGGAACTCCTATCAGCATCTCTGCGAAACGAGCCCGGACTCAGCCAATCGATATTGTCTGCAAACTCGTTACTTCAACGGTGAGGCCTCGGGTTCGCATCTGAGTCTGGCCGGTTATAGCGACTCACAGGATAGTCTTCTGGTATTTCTACGAGAAGTCGTGCAGGAGTTGCTTTGGCGTCGAGTCGGGGGGAGTACCGACAGCGACAATGATGGCTATGCCGATTACCTCGACAACTGCCCGCAAACGTATAATCCGTCTCAAACCGACAGCGATGGTGATAAGGTCGGCGATGTCTGCGACAATTGTGTCGTTATCGCAAACACCGATCAACGCGACAGCGATCAGGACGGCGTCGGGGATGCCTGTTGTTGTACCTTACGGGGTGATTTAAACGGCAATGGTGATGGCCCGGATATAACGGACCTGGTGTTCATGGTCGACTATATGTTTTCACAGGGCTCCGCTCCGGATTGTTTGCTAAACGGCGATGTCAACGGTTCACAGGGCGCACCTGATATAGCTGATTTGGTGAAGCTAACGTCGTATATGTTCCAACAGGGCAACGATCTTGTCCCCTGTCCATAA